A stretch of Myroides oncorhynchi DNA encodes these proteins:
- a CDS encoding GNAT family N-acetyltransferase: MRLETERLILRPWEESDADSLYLYAKDENVGPPAGWPAHKSVEESREVIKNEFAYPEVYAVALKDTNEAIGCIGLLIGENSNFDISEQEAEVAYWIGVPHWGKGYIPEALTTLIKHAFVDLKMTDLWCGFYEENTKSLRAQSKCGFTFAYKSENRYDKYFKDDRIEVITRLKYEEWINTQQNY, from the coding sequence ATGAGACTAGAGACAGAAAGATTGATTCTACGCCCTTGGGAAGAATCAGATGCAGATAGCCTATATCTATACGCAAAAGACGAAAATGTAGGCCCTCCTGCAGGATGGCCAGCACATAAAAGTGTAGAAGAAAGTAGAGAAGTAATCAAAAATGAATTTGCATACCCTGAAGTATATGCTGTCGCATTAAAAGACACAAACGAAGCTATCGGATGTATAGGGCTGCTAATCGGCGAAAACAGTAATTTTGACATTTCTGAACAAGAGGCAGAAGTAGCCTACTGGATCGGAGTGCCACACTGGGGCAAAGGATATATCCCAGAAGCACTAACTACATTAATTAAACACGCATTCGTAGATCTAAAAATGACAGACTTATGGTGTGGTTTTTATGAAGAAAACACAAAATCATTACGTGCACAATCTAAATGTGGCTTTACATTCGCTTATAAATCAGAGAACAGATATGACAAATATTTTAAAGACGATCGTATCGAAGTTATTACAAGATTAAAATATGAAGAGTGGATTAATACACAACAAAACTACTAA
- a CDS encoding helix-turn-helix domain-containing protein, with the protein MESIVMGLDECISFDFGLKCGNINKEMLSDYPLVLPYLTLFYVEVGTAVVSIDFKEYTLHKGNFIVVGEDNIVSFKNVSVDLKIYSYLIQRDYASEIAYILPNELFGYLHYYPVLYLNNETIVNYELWKSFTMYIMTSTSLHTKRIICNQFQSLFLLLSERVNYEELVLEKHYSRQEELCWTFWDLITHNAKIHRDVAFYADKLFISPYYLSQITQQFLRYSPKELINRQVILEIKHYLNNTDLNISQIAEQLNFPDPSYMGRFFKRETGKNPLQFRR; encoded by the coding sequence ATGGAAAGTATTGTAATGGGTTTAGATGAATGTATTTCTTTTGATTTTGGACTAAAGTGTGGTAATATAAATAAGGAGATGTTAAGTGATTATCCTTTGGTGTTACCCTATTTGACGTTGTTCTATGTTGAAGTTGGTACAGCCGTTGTGAGTATTGATTTCAAAGAATATACTCTTCATAAAGGTAACTTTATAGTTGTAGGTGAAGATAATATCGTTTCTTTTAAGAATGTTTCAGTTGATTTGAAGATTTACAGTTATTTGATTCAACGTGATTATGCTAGTGAAATCGCATATATCTTGCCAAATGAGCTTTTTGGTTATTTACATTATTATCCAGTACTATATTTAAATAATGAGACAATTGTGAATTATGAGTTGTGGAAATCATTTACTATGTATATAATGACTTCCACTAGTCTTCATACTAAGAGGATCATCTGTAATCAATTTCAGAGTTTGTTTTTACTCTTGTCGGAACGTGTAAATTACGAGGAATTAGTTCTTGAAAAGCATTATAGCCGACAAGAAGAATTATGTTGGACGTTTTGGGATCTTATTACACATAATGCTAAGATACATCGGGATGTTGCATTCTACGCAGATAAACTATTCATTAGTCCTTATTATCTATCTCAAATCACACAACAATTTCTTCGCTATAGTCCTAAGGAATTGATCAACCGACAAGTCATTCTTGAGATTAAACACTATCTAAATAATACTGATTTAAACATTAGCCAAATAGCAGAACAACTAAACTTCCCGGATCCATCTTATATGGGGCGCTTCTTTAAAAGGGAGACAGGAAAGAATCCGTTACAGTTTAGGAGGTAG
- a CDS encoding SMI1/KNR4 family protein: protein MNKFNLPLEGTPTEFGNLNELERFRFENGQPFPTSYKDFVHKYGYGLTAGQFIIYIPMDDYGDSWNLRSNFIKSTYYNDVINNDIWFDLKPDATIEILKCLVPFSMSENGYYLFWDIESFTNNECDIYITDFRGTGFRRIGRTLYEVIDKLTSPMPIPPFTKGALPATFRCLRKII from the coding sequence TTGAATAAATTTAACCTACCCCTAGAAGGTACACCTACTGAATTTGGAAATCTTAATGAATTAGAAAGATTTCGTTTTGAGAATGGTCAACCATTTCCTACATCATACAAAGATTTTGTCCATAAGTATGGATATGGTTTAACAGCGGGGCAATTCATCATCTATATCCCTATGGATGATTATGGTGACTCATGGAATCTTAGAAGTAATTTTATCAAATCCACTTATTACAACGATGTTATTAATAATGATATCTGGTTTGATCTAAAGCCTGATGCCACTATTGAAATACTAAAATGCCTTGTACCTTTTAGTATGAGTGAGAACGGATACTACTTATTTTGGGATATTGAATCATTTACTAACAATGAATGTGATATTTATATAACAGATTTTAGAGGCACAGGATTTAGACGTATAGGAAGAACCCTATATGAAGTAATAGATAAACTAACTAGTCCCATGCCTATACCTCCTTTCACTAAGGGAGCACTTCCTGCTACATTTAGATGTTTAAGAAAAATCATCTAA
- a CDS encoding electron transfer flavoprotein subunit beta/FixA family protein → MKILVCISHVPDTTSKINFTNGDTEFDTNGVQFVINPNDEYSLTRAIWFKEKQGATVTVVNVGGADTEATLRKALAIGADEAIRVNANPSDGMYVAKQLAEVVKNGGFDLVLAGKESLDYNGGMVPGMLAAYLGYDFINSCEGIEVDGTSVKAIRQIDGGKETISGKLPLVIGGQKGIVDEKDLRIPNMRGIMSARTKALAVVEPVGADVTTKDVKFEKPAAKSACKMISPDNIDELINLLHNEAKVI, encoded by the coding sequence ATGAAAATATTAGTTTGCATCAGTCACGTGCCTGATACTACTTCAAAAATCAACTTCACTAATGGAGATACAGAGTTTGATACTAACGGAGTACAGTTCGTAATCAATCCTAATGATGAATATTCTTTAACTAGAGCAATTTGGTTTAAAGAGAAACAAGGAGCTACAGTAACTGTAGTGAACGTAGGTGGAGCTGATACTGAGGCTACATTGCGTAAGGCATTAGCGATCGGTGCTGATGAGGCTATCCGTGTGAATGCTAATCCATCTGATGGTATGTATGTCGCTAAGCAATTAGCAGAGGTAGTTAAGAATGGTGGTTTTGACTTGGTTTTAGCTGGTAAAGAATCTTTAGATTATAACGGTGGAATGGTACCTGGTATGCTAGCTGCATATTTAGGATATGACTTTATTAACTCTTGTGAGGGAATTGAAGTAGATGGTACATCTGTAAAAGCTATTCGTCAGATAGATGGTGGTAAAGAAACTATCTCTGGAAAACTACCATTAGTAATTGGTGGACAAAAAGGTATCGTAGATGAGAAAGATTTACGTATCCCTAATATGCGTGGTATTATGTCTGCTAGAACTAAAGCGTTAGCTGTAGTAGAGCCAGTAGGAGCAGATGTGACTACTAAAGATGTGAAATTTGAAAAACCAGCTGCAAAATCAGCTTGTAAGATGATTTCTCCTGATAACATAGATGAGTTAATCAACTTGTTACACAACGAGGCGAAAGTTATCTAA
- a CDS encoding electron transfer flavoprotein subunit alpha/FixB family protein, producing MSVLIYAESAEGKFKKVALELASYAKKVAESLGTTVTAVTVNASDVSELAQHGVDKVLKVTNDKLATFNAKAYADVIKQAANKEGSKVVVLSSSTDSIYAAPYVAVALNAGFATNVVSLPESTSPFVVKRNSFSSKAFSHTELTTDVKVIALAKNSYGLVEVAGAGAIEDFAPSLNDADFSLKVEGVEKVSGKVTIADADIVVSGGRGLKGPENWKMIEDLAEVLGGALACSKPVSDLGWRSHEEHVGQTGKPVAANLYIAVGISGAIQHIAGVNSSKVKVAINTDAEAPFFKVADYGIVGDAFQIVPQLVEKLKEFKAKNA from the coding sequence ATGTCAGTTTTAATATATGCTGAGTCAGCAGAAGGAAAGTTTAAAAAAGTAGCGTTAGAGTTAGCTTCTTATGCTAAGAAAGTAGCAGAGTCATTAGGTACAACAGTGACTGCTGTGACAGTCAACGCATCGGATGTTAGTGAATTAGCTCAACACGGTGTAGATAAAGTATTAAAAGTTACGAATGATAAATTAGCTACTTTTAACGCTAAAGCGTATGCTGATGTTATCAAGCAAGCGGCTAATAAAGAAGGATCTAAAGTAGTAGTATTATCATCTTCTACAGATAGTATTTATGCTGCTCCTTATGTAGCTGTAGCTTTAAACGCTGGATTTGCTACTAATGTAGTATCTCTTCCAGAGAGTACTTCTCCTTTCGTAGTAAAGAGAAATTCATTCTCATCTAAAGCATTCTCTCATACAGAATTAACTACAGATGTAAAAGTTATTGCTTTAGCGAAGAACTCTTATGGATTAGTAGAAGTGGCTGGTGCAGGTGCAATAGAAGACTTCGCTCCATCATTAAACGATGCAGACTTTAGCCTGAAAGTAGAAGGAGTAGAGAAAGTGTCTGGTAAAGTAACTATCGCTGATGCTGATATCGTGGTATCAGGGGGACGTGGATTAAAAGGGCCGGAGAACTGGAAAATGATCGAGGACTTAGCAGAGGTATTAGGTGGAGCATTAGCGTGTTCTAAGCCTGTATCTGACTTAGGGTGGAGATCTCACGAAGAGCACGTAGGACAGACTGGTAAGCCAGTAGCTGCAAACTTATATATCGCAGTAGGTATCTCTGGAGCTATTCAGCACATCGCAGGTGTTAACTCATCTAAAGTGAAAGTTGCTATTAATACAGATGCTGAAGCACCATTCTTTAAAGTGGCTGACTATGGTATCGTTGGAGATGCGTTCCAAATAGTTCCTCAATTAGTAGAGAAGTTAAAAGAGTTTAAAGCAAAGAATGCTTAA
- a CDS encoding bifunctional nuclease family protein gives MSLIKLTVSGISYSHTQNGAYALILEEEVGSRKLPIVIGAFEAQSIAIAIEDDIKPPRPLTHDLFKSLADRYSIIVKEVIINRLLDGIFYSSLVCVRDGVEEVIDARTSDAIALAIRFYAPIYTYKDILDKAGIILNAEVEEEQEEEQENQQDYSGADIASKVEQFLEEEAKANDFSDYSKPELEKLLNEALQDEDYEKAALLRDELNKR, from the coding sequence ATGAGTTTAATAAAATTAACGGTAAGCGGGATCTCTTATAGTCATACACAAAATGGTGCGTATGCGCTTATATTAGAAGAGGAAGTAGGAAGTAGAAAGTTGCCCATTGTGATAGGAGCATTTGAAGCTCAGTCTATAGCGATAGCGATAGAGGATGATATTAAACCACCTAGACCTTTAACACATGACTTGTTTAAATCTCTTGCAGATAGATATAGTATCATCGTTAAAGAGGTTATTATTAATAGGTTATTAGATGGAATATTCTATTCTAGTTTAGTCTGTGTGAGAGATGGTGTAGAAGAGGTTATAGATGCACGTACATCTGATGCAATAGCTTTGGCAATACGTTTTTATGCGCCTATCTATACTTATAAAGATATCTTAGATAAAGCGGGTATTATACTTAATGCTGAGGTAGAAGAAGAACAGGAAGAGGAACAAGAGAATCAACAGGACTACTCAGGAGCAGATATTGCGTCTAAAGTAGAACAATTCTTAGAAGAAGAAGCTAAGGCTAATGACTTCTCTGATTATTCTAAACCAGAGTTAGAGAAGCTACTTAACGAGGCTTTACAAGATGAAGATTACGAGAAAGCAGCGCTATTAAGAGATGAATTAAATAAACGATAA
- a CDS encoding thymidylate synthase, which translates to MKQYLGLVQEVLDRGTQKGDRTGTGTKSIFGHQMRFDLSEGFPLVTTKKVHLKSIIYELLWFLNGDTNTKYLSENGVRIWDEWADENGDLGPVYGYQWRNWNGEGIDQIKEVIDTLKTNPNSRRMMVSAWNPSVLPDTTVSFSENVANGKAALPPCHSFFQFYVADGKLSCQLYQRSADVFLGVPFNIASYALLTMMVAQVCDLEVGDFIHTFGDVHIYNNHIEQVILQLSRKPKALPKMILNKEVKDIFSFKYEDFTLEGYDPYPAIKGQVSI; encoded by the coding sequence ATGAAACAATATTTAGGTTTAGTACAAGAGGTTTTAGATAGGGGAACTCAAAAGGGAGATCGCACAGGTACAGGTACTAAGAGTATATTCGGACATCAGATGCGCTTCGATCTATCAGAAGGCTTTCCTTTAGTAACAACTAAAAAAGTGCATCTTAAATCTATAATCTATGAGTTATTGTGGTTTTTAAATGGAGATACTAACACGAAGTATCTAAGTGAGAATGGTGTACGTATCTGGGATGAGTGGGCTGATGAGAATGGGGATTTAGGACCTGTATATGGATACCAATGGAGAAACTGGAATGGAGAAGGTATTGATCAGATTAAGGAAGTAATAGATACATTAAAGACTAATCCTAACAGTCGCCGTATGATGGTATCTGCTTGGAATCCTAGTGTACTACCAGATACTACTGTGTCATTTAGTGAGAATGTAGCGAATGGGAAGGCAGCATTACCTCCTTGTCACTCGTTCTTTCAGTTTTATGTAGCAGATGGCAAGTTATCTTGTCAACTATATCAGCGTAGTGCAGATGTGTTTTTGGGAGTACCTTTTAATATAGCATCTTATGCGTTATTAACGATGATGGTGGCACAGGTATGTGATCTAGAAGTAGGAGATTTTATCCATACGTTTGGTGATGTTCATATCTATAATAATCATATAGAACAGGTGATTTTACAATTGAGTAGAAAACCTAAAGCATTGCCAAAAATGATATTGAATAAAGAAGTGAAAGATATATTTAGTTTTAAATATGAAGATTTTACATTAGAAGGATATGATCCATATCCTGCAATAAAAGGACAAGTATCAATATAA
- a CDS encoding 2TM domain-containing protein codes for MKKDESYEMYDYARRRIQQRKMLFFHFVVFILGSILMFCFNGLVQDKNAIGYTSWWPYAIGAWALFVFLHAINVIIVDRFMGKRWEEKQLTRLVDMQEKRIRELRAKVEKDFPLVDTQRDLGHSEPIVSEPKESASEIDKQ; via the coding sequence ATGAAGAAAGATGAGTCTTATGAAATGTACGATTATGCTCGTAGAAGAATACAACAACGAAAGATGTTATTTTTTCATTTTGTAGTGTTTATTCTAGGAAGTATTCTAATGTTTTGTTTTAACGGTTTAGTGCAAGATAAAAATGCTATAGGATATACAAGTTGGTGGCCTTATGCTATAGGAGCATGGGCTTTATTTGTGTTTTTGCATGCTATAAATGTGATTATTGTAGATAGATTTATGGGGAAACGATGGGAGGAAAAACAGTTAACTCGCTTAGTAGATATGCAAGAAAAGAGAATTAGAGAACTAAGAGCAAAAGTAGAAAAGGATTTTCCACTAGTAGATACACAAAGAGACTTAGGGCACTCTGAGCCTATAGTTAGTGAGCCTAAAGAATCCGCTTCAGAAATAGATAAACAATAA
- a CDS encoding dihydrofolate reductase, producing the protein MLTLIAAAAENNALGKDNDLLWHLPDDFKHFKDLTSHHFIIMGRKTFESFPKPLPNRTHIIITRQEDYDAPSSCIVVNSLEKALDLVTEQDESFIIGGGEIYHLAMPFADKIELTRVHTELEADAFFPVIDEQKWKLIREDFHDKDARHQYPFTFLTYIKY; encoded by the coding sequence ATGCTGACACTAATTGCTGCTGCGGCAGAAAATAATGCATTGGGTAAGGATAATGATCTATTGTGGCATTTGCCAGATGATTTTAAACATTTTAAAGATTTAACTTCTCATCATTTTATTATTATGGGGAGAAAGACTTTCGAATCTTTTCCGAAACCATTACCTAATCGGACACATATTATCATTACTCGTCAAGAGGATTATGATGCCCCATCTTCATGTATAGTGGTAAATAGTTTAGAGAAAGCATTAGATTTAGTCACAGAACAGGATGAGAGTTTTATTATAGGAGGAGGAGAAATATACCATCTAGCCATGCCTTTTGCTGATAAAATAGAGTTGACCCGCGTTCATACAGAGTTAGAAGCGGATGCCTTTTTTCCTGTTATAGATGAGCAAAAATGGAAATTAATTAGAGAGGACTTTCACGATAAAGATGCAAGACATCAATATCCGTTTACCTTTTTGACTTATATTAAATATTAA
- a CDS encoding deoxynucleoside kinase: MHIAIAGNIGAGKTTLTNLLAKHYGWEPHYEDVVDNPYLDDFYHQMDRWSFNLQVYFLNSRFRQVLQIRQSGKTIIQDRTIYEDAHIFAPNLHAMGLMSNRDFQNYSSLFELMQELVGAPDLLIYLRSSVPNLVGQIQKRGRDYENSISIEYLNKLNERYEDWIKGYDKGKLLIIDVDNLDFVENPEDLGSVINKIDAEINGLF, encoded by the coding sequence ATGCATATAGCTATTGCTGGAAATATTGGCGCAGGTAAAACTACGCTTACAAATTTGTTGGCCAAACACTATGGTTGGGAACCTCATTATGAAGATGTAGTAGATAATCCATATTTGGATGATTTCTATCATCAGATGGATCGATGGTCATTTAACTTACAGGTGTATTTTTTAAATAGCCGTTTTCGTCAGGTTTTACAAATCAGACAAAGTGGAAAGACGATTATCCAGGATCGTACTATTTATGAAGATGCCCATATTTTTGCACCAAATTTACACGCAATGGGCTTAATGTCTAATCGTGATTTTCAAAATTATTCTTCATTATTTGAACTAATGCAAGAGTTAGTTGGTGCTCCTGACTTATTAATATATTTAAGAAGCTCTGTTCCTAATTTAGTTGGACAAATTCAAAAGAGAGGAAGAGATTATGAAAACTCAATCTCTATTGAATATTTAAATAAATTGAATGAGCGTTATGAGGATTGGATCAAAGGTTATGACAAAGGGAAATTATTAATTATCGATGTTGATAATCTCGATTTTGTTGAAAATCCAGAAGACTTAGGTAGTGTAATTAATAAAATAGATGCAGAAATAAATGGTCTATTTTAG
- a CDS encoding Lrp/AsnC family transcriptional regulator, whose translation MQHIDEIDRRLLIELQLDGKQSTKQLAEKVNLSLTPVHERIKKLESTGVIQGYSAQLNPDLLGKKLIVYCQVILIRHQESLFEQFEEYVKSLDEVLEASYIAGDFDFLLKLLVNDVQDYQQFVVHKISKLEIISNIKSSFVIQTIKKTCNVPL comes from the coding sequence ATGCAACATATAGATGAAATAGATAGAAGACTGCTAATCGAACTACAATTAGATGGGAAACAATCAACAAAACAACTCGCCGAAAAGGTAAATCTATCATTAACCCCCGTCCATGAAAGAATAAAGAAGCTTGAATCAACTGGAGTAATACAAGGCTACTCAGCTCAACTAAATCCCGATTTACTAGGAAAAAAACTAATTGTCTATTGCCAAGTTATACTGATTAGACATCAAGAAAGTTTGTTTGAACAGTTTGAAGAATATGTAAAAAGCTTAGACGAAGTATTAGAGGCTTCCTATATTGCTGGTGACTTTGACTTCTTATTAAAACTATTAGTTAACGATGTACAAGACTATCAACAGTTCGTCGTGCACAAAATATCTAAGCTAGAGATTATTTCTAATATTAAGAGTTCATTCGTTATTCAGACCATTAAAAAAACTTGCAACGTACCTCTATAA
- a CDS encoding SusC/RagA family TonB-linked outer membrane protein, protein MKSIKIRLLVSSLLLLCNIALAQQITLTGVVSADDGLSLPGVSVIVKNSTRGVQTDLDGRYSIYVDEGDILQFEYVGFTSQSIKIGKQHILNVKLRSESENLEDIVIVAYGAQKQKAVVGAISQVKSDVIEKQVTTSVVSALQGTVAGVNIITSSSQPGESPTIRVRGIGSINASADPLIILDGAPYSGAINAISADQIETINVLKDASSTVLYGSRGANGVILIKTKSGKLNTVPNINIKLSSGVAFDAVNTHKVLDTRGYTEYLWEGRKNNYQYVLSQDDATARKNASDGLVSYFGYNPFGVSQPIDYNGNWTVESPLLWETDWKKELQRNQAFRNEYSFNIGGGGDRTSYFLSANYLNQDGMIKTSNFERTTVRLNIESQIADWLQVGANTAYSSSNQNYPTQSGTNLYSPMSWIYAMPSVYPVYKRDLNGYIVYDAEGSAIYDYGNASSKDVNSVRPIMSGENAAGILFNNSTINRRATTSWNGFAKVDLAEGLYFRTNLSYEKYDYDVKEYNNSVYGQASSVKGRVRRIKDNSETLNFINTLHYDKAFGEHHIAVDGIFEAYTFKKDFFNASSTGYLPGNTEIGSGTSLENINGYNVEDRLTSYLGRVSYDYLNRYFIEGSFRSDSSTRFDKSVRKGNFYSIGGSWIVSSEHFLVDSDYIDLLKFRASYGELGNNKIEGKYFPYLRLFETGYNQLDNPGVILGDLTDPFLTWEKTASFNVGVDYSLFNNRIEGSVDYYKKRSIDLLFAIPQAPSTGNLEILSNAGTIENYGLEVSLTSHNIRSSDWKWDTSLNFSIDRNKIKSLTQDSFISGLNRWTEGRSLYDFYLREWAGVDPNDGYGMWYKDVLDTNGNITGRETTKDYDEATRYYNKSALPKLVGGFNTSLLYKNLDFSAFFNFSLGGYIYDNDYASLIGGISKGYQSSPDLIDRWQKPGDITNIPVILNSTNNFAASSSRFLYKNDYLRLKALTVGYTLPIESLGKFKLKQARVYLQGENLLTFQSHKGIDPEQAINGITNYRVPLSATISVGLNINF, encoded by the coding sequence ATGAAAAGTATTAAAATTCGGTTACTAGTAAGTAGCTTGTTATTGCTATGCAATATAGCTTTAGCGCAACAGATAACGTTGACTGGTGTGGTAAGCGCGGATGATGGATTGTCACTGCCAGGAGTGTCAGTGATTGTTAAAAACTCTACACGAGGGGTACAAACAGATTTAGATGGGAGGTATTCTATCTATGTTGACGAAGGAGATATACTTCAGTTTGAGTATGTAGGGTTTACTTCTCAAAGTATTAAAATAGGTAAACAGCATATACTCAATGTGAAATTAAGGAGTGAATCTGAGAACTTAGAAGATATTGTGATTGTAGCTTATGGAGCTCAAAAGCAAAAAGCCGTTGTAGGTGCTATTAGTCAAGTGAAAAGTGATGTGATAGAAAAGCAGGTAACTACATCTGTGGTGTCTGCTCTTCAGGGTACAGTAGCTGGAGTCAACATTATTACTTCTAGTTCTCAACCTGGGGAGAGTCCTACTATAAGAGTGCGTGGTATTGGTTCTATCAATGCTTCTGCTGACCCTCTTATCATTCTAGATGGCGCGCCATATTCAGGTGCTATTAATGCTATAAGTGCTGATCAAATAGAAACTATTAATGTACTTAAAGATGCTTCTTCAACTGTATTATATGGATCTAGGGGAGCTAATGGTGTTATTTTGATAAAGACAAAATCAGGAAAGTTAAATACAGTTCCTAATATAAATATTAAGTTGAGTTCAGGAGTTGCTTTCGACGCAGTAAATACACACAAGGTATTAGATACGCGAGGCTATACTGAGTATCTATGGGAAGGACGAAAAAATAACTATCAATATGTGCTAAGTCAAGATGATGCAACAGCTCGTAAAAATGCATCTGATGGCTTAGTAAGTTATTTTGGGTATAATCCTTTCGGTGTTAGCCAGCCTATAGATTACAATGGTAATTGGACAGTAGAGAGTCCATTATTATGGGAGACAGATTGGAAGAAAGAATTGCAACGCAATCAAGCTTTTCGCAATGAATATAGCTTCAATATTGGAGGTGGAGGTGATCGTACATCATATTTTCTATCTGCTAATTATTTAAATCAAGATGGTATGATTAAGACTTCTAACTTTGAACGTACTACAGTTCGTTTGAATATCGAAAGTCAAATTGCGGATTGGCTACAAGTAGGGGCTAATACTGCTTATTCAAGTTCTAATCAAAATTATCCTACACAGAGTGGTACGAATCTTTACAGCCCAATGAGTTGGATTTATGCTATGCCTAGTGTTTATCCTGTTTATAAAAGAGATCTAAATGGGTATATAGTATATGATGCTGAAGGGAGTGCTATTTATGATTATGGAAATGCTTCTAGCAAAGACGTAAATAGTGTACGTCCTATTATGAGTGGGGAGAATGCAGCAGGTATTCTATTTAATAATAGTACTATTAATAGAAGGGCAACTACAAGTTGGAATGGTTTTGCAAAAGTCGATTTAGCGGAAGGACTTTACTTTAGAACGAACTTGTCTTATGAGAAGTATGACTATGATGTGAAAGAGTATAATAACTCTGTATACGGTCAAGCTTCTAGTGTTAAAGGGCGTGTACGTAGAATAAAAGATAATTCAGAAACATTAAATTTTATCAATACTCTACACTATGATAAAGCTTTTGGGGAACATCATATTGCAGTAGATGGAATTTTTGAAGCATATACATTTAAGAAAGATTTCTTCAATGCTTCATCTACAGGATATTTGCCAGGTAATACCGAAATAGGTAGTGGAACTTCATTAGAAAATATTAATGGATATAATGTAGAAGATAGATTAACAAGCTATTTGGGTAGAGTGAGTTATGATTATTTAAATAGATATTTTATAGAAGGATCTTTTAGATCAGATTCTAGTACTCGCTTTGATAAATCAGTTAGAAAAGGAAACTTCTATTCTATTGGTGGTTCATGGATTGTATCTTCTGAACACTTTCTGGTGGATAGTGATTATATTGATTTATTAAAATTTAGAGCCTCATATGGAGAGTTAGGAAATAATAAAATTGAAGGAAAGTATTTTCCTTATTTGCGATTGTTTGAAACAGGATATAATCAATTAGATAACCCAGGAGTCATCTTAGGGGATTTGACAGATCCATTCTTAACATGGGAAAAGACAGCATCGTTTAATGTAGGAGTTGATTATAGTTTATTTAATAATAGAATTGAAGGATCAGTAGACTACTATAAAAAACGATCTATTGACTTATTATTTGCTATTCCACAAGCACCATCTACTGGGAACTTAGAGATATTATCTAATGCAGGGACAATAGAAAATTATGGGCTAGAAGTTAGTTTGACTTCTCATAATATTCGATCAAGTGATTGGAAATGGGATACGTCTTTAAACTTTTCTATTGATAGAAATAAAATAAAATCATTAACACAAGATAGTTTTATAAGTGGGTTAAACAGATGGACAGAAGGGCGCTCTCTATATGATTTTTACCTTAGAGAATGGGCAGGTGTAGATCCTAATGATGGATATGGAATGTGGTATAAAGATGTACTAGATACAAATGGAAACATAACAGGTAGGGAAACAACAAAAGATTATGATGAGGCAACACGATATTATAATAAGTCTGCTTTGCCCAAATTAGTAGGAGGGTTTAATACTAGCCTTTTATATAAAAATCTTGATTTTAGTGCTTTCTTTAATTTTAGTTTAGGAGGGTATATTTATGATAATGATTATGCTAGCTTAATAGGAGGTATTTCTAAAGGATACCAAAGTTCTCCGGACTTAATAGACCGTTGGCAGAAACCAGGAGACATAACTAATATTCCTGTGATTCTTAACTCAACAAATAACTTTGCTGCTAGCTCTTCAAGATTCTTATATAAAAATGATTATTTAAGATTAAAAGCTTTGACTGTAGGTTATACTTTACCAATAGAAAGCTTAGGGAAATTTAAGTTAAAACAAGCAAGAGTTTATTTGCAAGGAGAAAATTTATTGACATTTCAATCACATAAAGGTATAGATCCTGAACAAGCTATTAATGGAATAACTAATTATAGAGTGCCATTATCAGCAACTATATCTGTTGGGTTAAATATTAATTTTTAA